In Pseudomonas fluorescens, a genomic segment contains:
- a CDS encoding GntR family transcriptional regulator — MKRLPLDDSFKVNHNPVTLREIVLEKLRSAIMNFQLLPGDRLVERDLCDRLGVSRTSVREALRHLESEGLVEFADAKGPQVAIITLADAVDIYELRCVLEGLIVQLFTLRAKAKDIKALEKALEENRKALKDGELQQVIDSVQGFYDVLLEGSGNHVAATQLRQLQARISYLRATSVSQENRRGASNQEMERMVQAIKSGDPLAAHQACVDHVRAAAAVALDYLKRKQEETGKIPEITLPIALKEPRIGH; from the coding sequence ATGAAACGCCTGCCACTCGACGACAGCTTCAAGGTCAATCACAACCCGGTCACCCTGCGCGAAATCGTGCTGGAGAAACTGCGCAGCGCCATCATGAACTTCCAGCTCCTGCCGGGCGACCGCCTGGTAGAACGCGACCTGTGTGATCGCCTGGGCGTCAGCCGCACGTCGGTGCGCGAAGCCCTGCGTCACCTGGAGTCCGAGGGCCTGGTGGAGTTTGCCGATGCCAAAGGCCCGCAGGTCGCGATCATCACCCTGGCCGACGCGGTCGACATCTATGAACTGCGCTGCGTGCTCGAAGGCTTGATCGTGCAGTTGTTCACCCTGCGCGCCAAGGCCAAGGACATCAAGGCCCTGGAAAAAGCCCTGGAGGAGAACCGCAAGGCCCTCAAGGACGGCGAACTGCAACAGGTGATCGACTCGGTGCAAGGCTTCTACGACGTCTTGCTCGAAGGCTCCGGCAACCACGTGGCGGCCACGCAACTGCGCCAGTTGCAGGCGCGTATCAGCTACCTGCGCGCCACCTCGGTGTCCCAGGAAAACCGCCGCGGCGCCAGTAACCAGGAAATGGAACGCATGGTCCAGGCAATCAAGAGCGGCGATCCGCTCGCGGCGCACCAGGCCTGTGTCGATCACGTGCGCGCAGCCGCTGCCGTGGCCCTGGATTACCTCAAGCGCAAGCAGGAAGAGACCGGCAAGATTCCAGAGATCACCCTGCCCATCGCGCTCAAAGAACCGCGCATAGGCCACTGA
- a CDS encoding flavin reductase family protein — protein sequence MIEPGIYKDVMSSFPSGVTVVTTLDPDGGIVGITASAFSALSIDPALVLFCPNYASDTYPVLRDSKRFAIHLLSADQTAEAYAFASKGKEKAKGIEWHLSDLGNPLLAKATAIIECELWREYDGGDHAIIVGAVKNLILPEQPVTPMIYHKGKLGPLPTLA from the coding sequence ATGATCGAACCCGGCATTTACAAAGACGTCATGAGCTCGTTCCCCTCCGGCGTCACGGTGGTCACCACCCTGGACCCGGACGGCGGCATCGTGGGCATTACCGCCAGCGCGTTCAGTGCGCTGTCGATCGACCCGGCCCTGGTGCTGTTCTGCCCCAACTACGCTTCGGACACCTACCCGGTGCTGCGCGACAGCAAGCGCTTTGCGATTCACTTGCTGTCGGCCGACCAAACCGCCGAAGCCTATGCCTTCGCCAGCAAGGGCAAGGAAAAGGCCAAGGGCATCGAGTGGCACCTCAGCGACCTGGGCAACCCGTTGCTGGCCAAGGCCACGGCGATCATCGAGTGTGAGTTGTGGCGCGAATACGATGGCGGTGATCACGCGATCATCGTCGGCGCAGTGAAGAACCTGATCCTGCCCGAGCAACCGGTCACGCCGATGATCTACCACAAAGGCAAGCTGGGCCCGCTGCCCACCCTGGCCTGA
- a CDS encoding alpha/beta fold hydrolase, giving the protein MIRLTAERTPAGTSYLATGQGQPVVLIHGVGLNKEMWGGQVVGLATHYRVITYDMLGHGASPRPDSGTPLLGYADQLLELLDHLQLPLATVIGFSMGGLVARAFALHYPERLNSLVVLNSVFNRSPEQRAGVIARTAQAAEHGPDANAEAALSRWFSREYQAANPAQIAALRQTLAGNDPQGYLTTYELFATQDMYRADDLGSIQVPTLVATGELDPGSTPQMARQLAERIPGATVAVLPEQRHMMPVESPRLVNQLLLDFLQTAHSQQHPIKGIVA; this is encoded by the coding sequence GATCCACGGCGTGGGCCTGAATAAAGAGATGTGGGGCGGCCAGGTGGTTGGCCTGGCCACCCATTACCGCGTGATCACCTATGACATGCTCGGCCATGGCGCCAGCCCGCGCCCGGACAGCGGCACACCGCTGCTCGGTTATGCCGACCAACTGCTGGAGCTGCTCGATCACCTGCAATTGCCCCTGGCGACGGTGATCGGTTTCTCAATGGGCGGCCTGGTGGCGCGCGCCTTTGCCCTGCACTACCCGGAACGCCTCAACAGCCTGGTAGTGCTCAACAGCGTGTTCAACCGCAGCCCCGAACAGCGCGCCGGGGTGATTGCGCGCACCGCCCAGGCCGCCGAGCATGGGCCGGATGCCAATGCCGAAGCGGCCCTCTCGCGCTGGTTCAGCCGTGAATACCAGGCGGCCAACCCGGCGCAGATCGCCGCGTTGCGCCAGACCCTGGCCGGTAACGACCCCCAGGGCTACCTGACCACCTACGAGCTGTTCGCGACCCAGGACATGTACCGCGCCGACGACCTGGGCAGCATCCAGGTGCCGACCCTGGTGGCCACCGGCGAGCTGGACCCCGGCTCGACACCGCAGATGGCCCGCCAATTGGCGGAGCGTATTCCCGGCGCAACCGTGGCGGTATTGCCCGAGCAACGGCATATGATGCCGGTTGAATCGCCGCGCCTGGTCAACCAGCTGCTGCTGGACTTCCTCCAGACGGCGCACTCCCAACAACACCCGATAAAGGGGATCGTGGCATGA
- a CDS encoding carboxymuconolactone decarboxylase family protein, translated as MSNDKYEQGLKIRTQVLGEAYVQRSLENADDFTRPLQEMVTEYCWGHVWGREGLSLKERSMINLAMISALNRPHELKLHVRGALRNGLSREQIREILLQVGIYCGVPAAVDSFRLAREAFAEADAEATR; from the coding sequence ATGAGCAACGACAAATATGAGCAGGGCCTGAAAATCCGCACCCAGGTGCTGGGCGAAGCCTATGTGCAGCGCTCCCTCGAGAATGCCGACGATTTCACCCGGCCCTTGCAGGAGATGGTCACCGAGTACTGCTGGGGCCATGTGTGGGGCCGTGAGGGTTTGTCGCTTAAAGAACGCAGCATGATAAACTTGGCAATGATTTCGGCCCTCAATCGACCTCACGAGCTCAAGCTGCATGTACGTGGCGCCTTGCGTAACGGGCTGAGTCGTGAACAAATACGCGAAATTCTGCTTCAGGTCGGCATTTATTGCGGGGTTCCCGCCGCCGTGGACAGCTTCCGGCTGGCCCGGGAAGCTTTCGCCGAAGCCGATGCAGAGGCCACCCGTTAA
- a CDS encoding NUDIX hydrolase encodes MFSPSYCPKCGGSDLGRQLPPGDTHERLMCRGCGYIHYINPKIIAGCIIEQDGKYLLCQRAIPPRPGTWTLPAGFMEGGETTEQAALREVWEESGVRAEIVSPYSIFSVPTISEVYIIFRAIALEITGQFGPETLDYRFFAPEDIPWDSIYYPAIRQILERYIEERQAGVYGIYIGNDGSGKIHFIR; translated from the coding sequence ATGTTCAGCCCAAGCTATTGCCCGAAATGCGGCGGCAGTGACCTCGGTCGCCAGTTGCCACCGGGCGATACGCATGAGCGCCTGATGTGCCGGGGTTGCGGCTATATCCACTACATCAACCCCAAGATCATCGCCGGCTGCATCATCGAGCAGGACGGCAAATACCTGCTGTGCCAACGGGCAATCCCGCCCCGTCCCGGCACCTGGACCCTACCGGCCGGCTTCATGGAAGGCGGCGAGACCACTGAACAAGCCGCGTTGCGCGAAGTCTGGGAAGAAAGCGGCGTGCGCGCGGAAATCGTCTCGCCCTACTCGATCTTCAGCGTGCCGACGATCAGCGAGGTGTACATCATCTTCCGCGCCATCGCGCTGGAGATCACCGGCCAGTTCGGCCCGGAAACCCTCGACTACCGGTTCTTCGCACCCGAGGACATTCCCTGGGACAGCATCTACTACCCGGCGATCCGGCAGATCCTCGAACGGTATATCGAGGAACGCCAGGCCGGGGTGTATGGCATCTACATCGGCAATGACGGCAGCGGCAAGATCCACTTTATCCGCTGA
- a CDS encoding aldehyde dehydrogenase, translated as MTLERFQMCIGAEWVDALSGKTFDSLNPALAEPWAQLPDADEADVERAVQAAQQAFDSPAWRGLTATARGKLLRRLGDLIADNKERLAQLESRDNGKLIRETRGQVSYLPEFFHYTAGLADKLEGGTLPLDKPDLFAYTVHEPMGVVAAIIPWNSPLYLTAIKLAPALAAGNTIVIKPSEHASATILELARLALEAGIPPGVVNVVTGYGPSTGAALTRHPLVRKIAFTGGAATARHVVRSSAENFAKLSLELGGKSPNIIFADADLDSAINGAIAGIYAASGQSCVSGSRLLVQDEIYDEFVERLVERAQRIRIGNPQEDASEMGPMATAQQLAVVEGLVADAIAEGARLRTGGKRPQNLGAGWFYEPTLFECDRNSMKIMQEEVFGPVASVIRFKDEAEALAIANDSQFGLAAGIWTRDLGRAHRLARDVRSGIIWVNTYRAVSAMAPIGGFKNSGYGRESGIDSVLAYTELKTVWINLSQAPMPDPFVMR; from the coding sequence ATGACGCTTGAACGCTTCCAGATGTGCATCGGCGCAGAATGGGTCGATGCCTTGTCCGGCAAGACCTTTGACAGCCTCAACCCGGCCCTGGCCGAACCTTGGGCACAGTTGCCCGATGCCGATGAAGCCGACGTGGAACGCGCGGTGCAGGCTGCGCAACAGGCCTTCGACAGCCCGGCCTGGCGCGGCCTCACCGCCACCGCGCGGGGCAAACTGCTGCGCCGCCTGGGTGACCTGATCGCCGACAACAAGGAACGCCTGGCGCAGCTGGAAAGCCGCGACAACGGCAAGCTGATCCGCGAGACCCGTGGCCAGGTCAGTTACCTGCCGGAGTTCTTCCATTACACCGCAGGCCTGGCCGACAAACTCGAAGGCGGCACCCTGCCCCTGGACAAGCCCGACCTGTTTGCCTACACCGTGCATGAACCCATGGGCGTGGTCGCCGCGATCATTCCCTGGAACAGCCCGCTGTACCTCACGGCGATCAAGCTGGCGCCGGCCCTGGCGGCGGGCAACACCATCGTGATCAAGCCGTCGGAACATGCCTCGGCGACCATCCTCGAACTCGCGCGCCTGGCCCTTGAAGCCGGGATTCCGCCGGGCGTGGTCAACGTGGTGACCGGCTACGGCCCAAGCACCGGGGCCGCCCTCACCCGCCATCCGCTGGTGCGCAAGATCGCCTTTACCGGCGGTGCAGCCACGGCGCGCCATGTGGTGCGCAGCAGTGCCGAGAACTTCGCCAAGTTATCGCTGGAGCTGGGCGGTAAATCACCGAATATCATCTTTGCCGACGCCGACCTCGACAGCGCCATCAACGGCGCGATTGCCGGGATCTACGCCGCCTCCGGGCAGAGCTGCGTCTCCGGTTCGCGCCTGCTGGTACAGGACGAGATCTACGACGAATTCGTCGAGCGCCTGGTGGAGCGCGCCCAGCGCATTCGCATCGGCAACCCCCAGGAAGATGCCAGCGAGATGGGCCCCATGGCCACTGCGCAGCAACTGGCCGTGGTCGAGGGCCTGGTGGCCGACGCCATCGCCGAAGGCGCGCGCCTGCGCACCGGCGGCAAGCGCCCGCAGAACCTGGGGGCCGGCTGGTTCTATGAGCCGACCCTGTTCGAGTGCGACCGCAACTCGATGAAGATCATGCAGGAAGAAGTCTTCGGCCCGGTGGCCTCGGTGATCCGCTTCAAGGACGAAGCCGAAGCCCTGGCGATCGCCAACGACTCGCAGTTCGGCCTCGCCGCCGGCATCTGGACCCGCGACCTGGGCCGCGCTCACCGCCTGGCCCGGGACGTGCGCTCGGGGATCATCTGGGTCAACACCTACCGCGCCGTCTCGGCCATGGCGCCCATCGGCGGCTTCAAGAACAGCGGCTACGGACGCGAAAGCGGCATCGATTCGGTGCTGGCCTACACCGAGCTGAAGACGGTGTGGATCAACCTCTCCCAGGCGCCCATGCCTGATCCTTTTGTGATGCGTTAA